The Castanea sativa cultivar Marrone di Chiusa Pesio chromosome 11, ASM4071231v1 genome contains a region encoding:
- the LOC142615007 gene encoding LRR receptor-like serine/threonine-protein kinase EFR — protein MGFSQVSSAPSSSSFSMNAFILLLWCGLYVTFVVGGNNETDRLALFEFRSKITLDPFGVMTSWNDSIHFCRWQGVTCGRRHQRVTKLDLQSLKLVGSISPHVGNLSFLRNLTLSNNSFHDKIPPQIGHLHRLQCLDLESNTLSGKIPSNLSSCTNLEELIVDHNLLTGEIPAKLGTLSNLKSFFINRNNMIGGIPPSFANLSSLKAFVTSDNNLHGITPTFFGQLAKLEHFAMAANGLFGTIPPSIFNLSSLKSFDVADNQIQGYLPSDIGITLQNIKAFIIANNQFVGSIPISISNASNLEELSLNENKLSGKVQSLEKLNRISWFSITLNNLGNGRENDLNFLCSLTNSTYLTLLSINYNNFGGEMPKCIGNLSTTLTRLYLDNNKLSGKISTEIGNLINLESLDMENNNLSGNIPLEIGKLQKLQVLDLSANNLYGYIPSSLGNLTILIELYLHQNNLEGNIPLSLCKCQNLLTLILANNNLIGSISSLVIGLSFSLVDLGLSANQFTGILPAEIGKFKNLELMDISENMLFGKIPASLGSCVKLEYIIMGRNLFQGIIPPSLESLRGLEVLDVSNNNLSGQIPKFLEQFVFLQFLNLSYNHFEGEVPMEGFFKNMSATAIKGNEKLCGGISKFQLPKCKYEKSKRRKLTLTLKLIIFISSGLLGVALILSLLLLYSLRNKRKENTSSDSRDLFLNISYQSILEATNEFSSTNLIGLGSFGSVYKGILDQGKHIVAIKVLNLLRHGATKSFAAECKALRNIRHRNLVKVLTLCSGIDYQGNDFKALVYEFMANGNLDEWLHPTSRINEILEEPRSLSLLQRLNISIDVANALDYLHHHCQTPVIHCDLKPSNVLLDDEMIGHVGDFGLARMLYDATQDSPINHSSSVGVRGTIGYTPPEYGMGNDVSTNGDVYSFGILLLEIFTGKMPTDKIFQESLNLHDFVKAALPERILDIVDPILLQKREVGEARMNDITRTKGPNGIPKSQECLILILGIGVACSVEFSRERMNMSAVITELNSIRRKLLGTHRRKQRLQVTGAQE, from the exons ATGGGGTTTTCCCAGGTGAGTTCAGCTCCttcatcctcttctttttccATGAATGCTTTTATCCTTCTCTTATGGTGTGGCTTGTATGTCACCTTTGTGGTTGGAGGGAATAATGAGACTGACCGGTTGGCATTGTTCGAGTTCAGATCCAAGATCACTCTGGACCCTTTTGGGGTCATGACATCTTGGAATGACAGCATCCACTTTTGCCGATGGCAAGGGGTTACTTGTGGTCGCCGACATCAGAGGGTCACCAAACTGGACCTGCAATCTTTGAAACTGGTAGGTTCCATATCTCCACATGTTGGAAATCTTAGTTTTTTGAGAAATCTAACCCTCTCTAACAACAGCTTTCATGATAAAATCCCTCCACAAATTGGCCATTTACACAGATTACAATGCTTGGATTTGGAATCTAACACACTTAGTGGCAAAATTCCAAGCAATTTATCTAGTTGCACCAACCTTGAAGAACTTATTGTTGATCACAACCTTCTGACTGGAGAAATCCCTGCAAAGCTTGGCACCTTGTCAAACCTCAAATCCTTTTTCATAAATAGAAATAATATGATAGGAGGTATCCCACCTTCTTTTGCAAACTTGTCATCTCTAAAAGCCTTTGTAACATCTGATAATAACTTGCACGGGATTACCCCTACTTTTTTTGGTCAACTGGCCAAACTTGAACATTTTGCTATGGCTGCAAATGGGTTGTTTGGTACAATTCCTCCCTCAATATTCAATCTTTCTTCACTAAAGAGTTTTGATGTAGCAGACAACCAAATCCAAGGATATCTTCCATCTGACATAGGTATCACCTTACAAAATATCAAAGCTTTTATTATTGCCAACAACCAATTTGTTGGGTCTATCCCTATTTCGATATCTAATGCCTCAAATCTAGAGGAACTTTCATTGAATGAAAATAAACTTAGTGGAAAAGTTCAATCTTTGGAAAAGCTAAATAGAATTTCATGGTTTTCCATTACTCTTAACAATCTTGGAAATGGAAGGGAAAATGACTTgaattttctttgttctttgacAAATTCCACCTATTTGACTTTGTTGTctataaattacaataacttTGGTGGGGAGATGCCTAAGTGCATTGGCAATTTGTCAACTACTCTTACTAGATTATATCTAGACAATAACAAATTATCTGGAAAGATTTCTACTGAAATAggaaatttgatcaatttggagAGCCTTGATATGGAGAACAACAATTTATCAGGTAATATTCCCTTAGAAATTGGAAAGCTTCAAAAGTTACAAGTTTTGGATTTAAGTGCTAACAATCTCTATGGTTACATTCCATCCTCTCTTGGAAATTTAACTATTTTGATAGAATTGTATTTACACCAGAATAATCTTGAAGGCAACATCCCTCTAAGTCTATGCAAGTGCCAAAATTTGCTTACTTTGATTCTTGCTAATAACAATCTCATTGGTTCGATATCCTCGTTAGTCATTGGTCTCTCATTCTCACTAGTGGACTTAGGTTTGTCTGCCAACCAATTTACTGGTATCCTTCCCGCAgaaattggaaaatttaaaaatctagaACTAATGGATATTTCTGAAAACATGTTGTTTGGTAAAATTCCAGCAAGCCTTGGTAGTTGTGTGAAGCTAGAATATATAATCATGGGAAGAAACCTCTTCCAAGGGATCATTCCTCCATCTTTGGAATCATTAAGAGGTCTTGAAGTCTTAGATGTTTCTAACAATAATTTGTCTGgccaaattccaaaatttttagAGCAGTTTGTCTTCTTACAATTTCTGAATCTATCTTACAACCATTTTGAGGGTGAGGTGCCAATGGAGGGATTTTTCAAGAACATGAGTGCAACCGCAATTAAGGGAAATGAGAAGCTTTGTGGGGGCATATCTAAGTTTCAACTTCCAAAATGCAAATACGAGAAATCCAAGAGGAGGAAGTTGACCCTTACCTTGAAGTTAATAATCTTTATATCTTCTGGCCTTCTTGGAGTAGCTTTGATTCTTTCACTTCtacttctttattctttaagaaataaaagaaaagaaaacacatCAAGTGATTCAAGAGATCTGTTTCTAAATATATCTTACCAAAGTATTCTAGAAGCAACCAATGAGTTCTCTTCTACCAATCTAATTGGTTTGGGTAGCTTTGGGTCCGTGTATAAAGGGATTCTTGATCAAGGTAAACATATAGTTGCTATTAAGGTGCTTAACCTTTTGCGTCATGGAGCTACCAAAAGTTTCGCAGCTGAGTGTAAGGCTCTACGAAACATTAGGCATCGGAATCTTGTAAAGGTGCTTACATTATGTTCTGGTATTGACTATCAAGGTAATGATTTTAAAGCTTTGGTATACGAGTTCATGGCAAATGGCAACCTAGATGAATGGTTGCATCCAACTTCAAGAATAAATGAGATTCTTGAGGAACCAAGGAGTTTAAGTCTTCTTCAGAGGTTGAATATTTCCATTGATGTTGCTAATGCATTGGATTATCTTCATCATCATTGCCAAACACCAGTCATTCACTGTGACCTTAAGCCTAGCAATGTTCTTCTTGATGATGAAATGATTGGACACGTAGGTGACTTTGGCTTGGCAAGAATGCTTTACGATGCAACCCAAGATTCTCCTATTAACCATTCAAGCTCAGTTGGAGTAAGAGGAACTATTGGTTATACTCCTCCAG AGTACGGTATGGGAAATGATGTGTCAACAAATGGTGATGTCTATAGTTTTGGCATATTATTGTTGGAGATATTCACAGGGAAAATGCCTACTGATAAAATATTTCAAGAGAGCTTAAACCTTCATGACTTTGTTAAAGCAGCTTTACCTGAAAGAATACTTGACATTGTAGATCCtattcttcttcaaaaaagAGAAGTGGGAGAGGCAAGGATGAATGACATTACTCGCACTAAAGGTCCCAATGGAATTCCAAAAAGTCAAGAATGCTTGATTTTGATACTTGGAATTGGGGTTGCTTGTTCTGTGGAATTTTCTAGAGAAAGGATGAACATGAGTGCTGTCATTACTGAGCTTAATTCAATCCGTCGAAAACTTCTTGGAACTCATAGACGCAAACAAAGGCTTCAAGTCACAG GTGCACAAGAATGA